A region from the Aegilops tauschii subsp. strangulata cultivar AL8/78 chromosome 5, Aet v6.0, whole genome shotgun sequence genome encodes:
- the LOC109773732 gene encoding uncharacterized protein, translating into MSESICLNSMYRFCKAVIAVFGSEKFREPNVANTTLLSAMNASRGFSRMLGSIDFMHWEWKNHPSACQGQYRGHVKACTVILEVVASQDFWIWHSFFGMAGSHNDINVLQRSSVFARLVEDNCLEVNVEINGHHYNKGYYLADDIYHQWTTLVKTIPNHVGEKRKRFAKSKRVLVRMWGATLVLFNLSGASFGILLELRATRSCGR; encoded by the coding sequence ATGAGCGAGTCCATATGCCTAAACTCTATGTACAGGTTCTGCAAGGCTGTGATAGCAGTGTTTGGCTCGGAGAAATTTAGAGAGCCAAATGTTGCGAATACAACCCTATTGTCGGCGATGAATGCCAGCAGGGGCTTTTCGAGGATGCTTGGTAGCATAGATTttatgcactgggagtggaagaaccACCCTTCGGCTTGCCAGGGGCAGTATAGGGGCCATGTCAAAGCTTGCACTGTCATACTCGAGGTTGTGGCTTCACAAGATTTCTGGATTtggcactctttctttggcatggccGGATCTCACAACGATATCAATGTGCTTCAACGCTCTTCGGTGTTTGCAAGGCTTGTAGAAGATAACTGCCTGGAGGTCAATGTTGAGATCAATGGCCACCACTACAACAAAGGATACTACCTAGCTGATGATATCTATCATCAGTGGACTACTCTTGTGAAGACAATCCCCAACCATGTAGGAGAGAAGAGGAAGAGATTTGCCAAGAGCAAGAGAGTTCTAGTAAGGATGTGGGGCGCGACTTTGGTGCTCTTCAATCTCAGTGGAgcatcgttcggtatcctgctaGAACTTCGAGCAACAAGAagttgtgggaggtga